The following coding sequences lie in one Fimbriimonadaceae bacterium genomic window:
- the tilS gene encoding tRNA lysidine(34) synthetase TilS — protein sequence MFDRFRSHLEQSDLIPQGSRVLVGYSGGPDSTCLLHLLHRCGVEIVGGYLHHSQRDEADKELKLCEAFCTDLGVPFLSGKANVPRMATDLKIGLEEAGRRARYAFFEQASKQVDCSLVATAHNRTDHVETVLLNLTRGSGLAGLAGIPDQRGNIIRPLLPFSREEIREYCKEQGLWTAEDPSNTDISFARARMRLRVLPELSAINAGVEGTISRLSEIAEEEDTFLDSMAAAALEQCESELNGDLRFLTMDCEVALNRAKISQYPPVLFKRAMRLIAEVLGSSLNFEQTVALLHGVQVDEKGSITTEGGEVAFDWSSDLIHARQLQPVVPFRYPVTMPGETVSEEFGWTITCQEEISPEMNQTRASMSVLIDSLQMKGALHFRSAQSGDEMIPFGFDRARKLADILSEAKLTQAARQRLPIICDMIGPLWAPGVCLSERARLTANSQRAVRIKFEPSQA from the coding sequence GTGTTCGATAGGTTCCGCAGCCATCTTGAACAAAGTGATCTCATCCCTCAAGGCTCTCGTGTCTTGGTCGGCTACAGTGGTGGCCCCGATTCCACTTGCCTTCTCCACCTGCTCCATCGGTGCGGAGTCGAGATTGTAGGCGGGTATCTGCATCATAGCCAGCGTGACGAAGCGGATAAAGAGCTCAAACTCTGCGAGGCATTTTGCACCGACTTGGGTGTGCCGTTTTTGAGCGGGAAGGCGAATGTGCCCCGCATGGCTACTGACCTTAAAATCGGCCTTGAGGAGGCGGGACGGAGAGCCAGGTATGCCTTCTTCGAGCAGGCAAGCAAGCAGGTGGACTGCAGCCTTGTCGCTACCGCCCACAATCGCACCGATCATGTCGAAACCGTTCTCCTGAACCTGACTCGTGGGTCTGGCCTGGCTGGGCTTGCTGGAATTCCCGATCAGCGAGGCAACATCATTCGCCCGCTCCTTCCCTTCAGTCGCGAGGAGATTCGGGAGTATTGCAAGGAGCAGGGGCTTTGGACAGCGGAAGACCCATCCAACACGGACATCTCCTTTGCGAGAGCGCGGATGCGCCTGCGCGTCTTGCCGGAGCTATCCGCAATCAACGCGGGAGTTGAAGGCACGATTAGTCGCCTTTCCGAAATCGCGGAAGAAGAGGACACCTTTCTCGATTCGATGGCTGCTGCCGCGCTTGAGCAGTGCGAAAGCGAACTCAATGGTGACCTCAGGTTTTTGACGATGGACTGCGAAGTAGCCCTCAATAGGGCCAAGATCTCGCAATACCCGCCCGTTCTTTTTAAGCGCGCGATGAGGCTGATTGCCGAAGTCTTGGGCTCAAGTTTGAACTTTGAACAAACCGTTGCGCTCTTGCACGGCGTACAGGTCGACGAAAAGGGTTCTATCACAACCGAAGGGGGCGAAGTGGCTTTTGATTGGTCGTCCGATCTGATCCATGCCCGGCAGCTTCAGCCGGTCGTTCCGTTCCGATATCCGGTCACCATGCCAGGCGAAACCGTGAGTGAAGAGTTTGGTTGGACGATCACCTGCCAAGAAGAGATCAGCCCGGAAATGAACCAGACACGAGCGTCGATGAGTGTCCTGATTGACTCTTTGCAGATGAAAGGCGCTTTACACTTTCGATCTGCCCAGTCGGGGGACGAAATGATCCCGTTTGGGTTCGACCGGGCTCGCAAGTTAGCGGATATACTAAGCGAGGCAAAACTGACCCAAGCCGCCCGCCAAAGGTTGCCGATAATCTGTGATATGATCGGCCCGTTGTGGGCACCCGGCGTCTGTTTGTCGGAACGCGCGCGTTTGACCGCCAATTCCCAGCGTGCAGTCCGAATAAAGTTTGAGCCAAGCCAGGCCTAA
- the corA gene encoding magnesium/cobalt transporter CorA, which produces METSVVASSQPYQLTALRWPSAGGEVCEIPVEEAFTEGEAASFVWVRIIMHDIEAVRSLLTQQLKLPSDGIDYATTPLERPRLREVQDVLLLVTHVPRYHRKKVYFDRLAFFLRGRSLISIEFKQTSLLDHWYERCDKRGLSIGSEPGQVLAALLDAVVDEYFPMMDELGRQLDQLEDLVLAQTPVRNKDILRLKRRLLETRRHVGPTRDVLNGLLRRDVPNISTQTRNDLQDVYDHTLRILDQIDLDLDLLSTLIDAHLAVISNRLGYTTQLLTVVATVLMSVSLIAGIYGMNFPNMPELSWPWGYAFAWALMLSIAAVELWYFRKKKWF; this is translated from the coding sequence ATGGAGACCTCTGTTGTTGCTTCCTCGCAGCCGTATCAGCTAACGGCGTTGCGATGGCCATCTGCGGGCGGTGAAGTGTGCGAGATTCCTGTCGAGGAGGCCTTTACTGAGGGTGAAGCAGCCTCTTTTGTTTGGGTGCGGATCATCATGCACGATATTGAGGCTGTTCGCAGCCTCCTCACTCAGCAACTCAAACTCCCTTCGGATGGCATCGACTACGCCACAACACCGCTCGAAAGACCACGGCTGAGAGAAGTCCAAGATGTCTTGCTCTTGGTCACTCATGTCCCGCGCTATCATCGAAAAAAGGTCTACTTTGACCGTCTCGCCTTCTTTCTACGTGGGAGATCGCTGATCAGCATTGAGTTCAAGCAGACTTCGCTGTTGGACCACTGGTACGAGCGTTGCGATAAGCGTGGACTAAGTATTGGTTCTGAGCCGGGGCAGGTGTTGGCAGCATTGCTTGATGCGGTTGTGGATGAGTACTTCCCGATGATGGACGAGTTGGGAAGGCAGCTAGATCAGCTTGAAGACTTGGTGCTTGCCCAAACCCCCGTGCGAAATAAAGACATCTTGCGCCTTAAACGCAGGCTTCTCGAAACTCGACGTCATGTGGGGCCGACAAGGGATGTACTGAATGGCCTGCTACGAAGGGATGTCCCCAACATCTCGACACAGACCCGAAACGACCTGCAAGATGTCTACGACCACACTCTGCGGATACTCGATCAGATCGACCTCGATTTGGACCTGCTATCCACACTGATCGACGCCCATCTTGCCGTTATCAGCAATCGTCTTGGATACACAACTCAACTTCTAACGGTCGTCGCGACAGTTCTGATGTCGGTCTCCTTGATTGCCGGAATTTATGGGATGAACTTCCCAAACATGCCGGAGTTGAGTTGGCCTTGGGGCTATGCCTTTGCGTGGGCATTGATGCTATCGATTGCCGCAGTCGAGCTGTGGTA
- a CDS encoding rhodanese-like domain-containing protein: MPTPEITPIALKAELDAGKKLYLLDVREAHELQISRLEIDTHIPMGEIADRVGELDADADIVVICRSGARSQRVTQFLLASGFRNVRNLASGMNGWAETVDPSLEQY; this comes from the coding sequence ATGCCGACACCTGAGATAACCCCGATTGCGCTCAAAGCCGAGCTTGATGCGGGCAAGAAACTCTACTTGCTGGATGTTCGCGAAGCCCACGAATTGCAGATATCGAGGCTTGAAATCGATACGCATATCCCGATGGGCGAAATCGCTGACAGGGTTGGCGAGCTCGATGCGGATGCGGATATCGTCGTCATTTGCCGCTCTGGGGCGCGGTCACAGCGTGTCACCCAGTTTCTCCTTGCGAGCGGGTTTCGAAACGTTCGAAATCTTGCATCTGGGATGAATGGTTGGGCGGAAACCGTCGATCCCAGCCTTGAGCAATATTAA
- a CDS encoding peptidylprolyl isomerase yields the protein MNTSSQDKDEPEQKPAAAPYTPIATPKDGEEVAIVETDEGRIVLGFLRDKAPKHVENFIKLAKKGYYDGTKFHRVMSGFMIQGGDPNTKNGDPSTWGTGGPSERVNAEFNDVEHKRGILSMARGPEANSAGSQFFIMHGENANLNGQYSAFGYVIEGMDTVDKIAEAAVTRSPSGENSVPVNPVTLKSAKIEKWPLK from the coding sequence ATGAATACAAGCTCGCAAGATAAGGACGAGCCGGAACAAAAGCCGGCTGCAGCCCCCTACACTCCCATCGCAACGCCAAAGGACGGGGAAGAAGTCGCCATCGTCGAGACTGATGAGGGCAGAATCGTTCTTGGTTTCCTGCGCGACAAAGCTCCGAAGCACGTCGAGAATTTTATCAAGCTCGCCAAGAAGGGCTACTACGATGGAACGAAATTTCACCGTGTCATGTCCGGATTCATGATCCAGGGCGGCGACCCAAATACAAAGAACGGCGATCCTTCCACTTGGGGCACTGGCGGACCTTCCGAGCGAGTGAATGCTGAGTTCAACGATGTCGAGCACAAGCGTGGCATTTTGAGCATGGCGCGGGGCCCTGAGGCAAATTCGGCAGGCAGCCAGTTCTTCATCATGCACGGCGAGAACGCAAACTTAAACGGCCAATACTCGGCGTTTGGGTATGTCATTGAGGGGATGGACACTGTCGATAAGATTGCCGAAGCTGCTGTGACGCGCAGCCCTTCAGGCGAGAACTCCGTGCCAGTGAACCCGGTTACTTTGAAGTCGGCAAAGATCGAGAAGTGGCCTCTGAAGTAA
- the ftsH gene encoding ATP-dependent zinc metalloprotease FtsH, which produces MGSSSGLLSGKKTIEMDISRFKQEILSKNVKTAEWQGSQIEGTLVDTSNYRTSAFEAGSPAGIDLQKQMDTAGVNYKVVGPGPGATIMTVLSIIGFPIVFLLLLWFFIIKPAQMGGNQAMNFGRSKAKRVGENAPKVTFEDVAGIDEAKQELFEIVDFLKNTKKYTALGAKIPKGVLLTGPPGVGKTHLARAIAGEAGVPFFHISGSDFVEMFVGVGAARVRDLFETAKAHRPSVIFVDEIDAVGRQRGAGLGGGHDEREQTLNQLLVEMDGFDVNSGVIMIAATNRPDVLDPALLRPGRFDRNIVVDVPDANGRESILKVHAKGKPFEADIDLRRVAKRTPGFTGADLANTLNESALLAARRNHTKIRQSDIEEALDRVVAGPQRLSRVIDSREREIIAYHEAGHAVVGELLEHSDPVHKVTILPRGMSLGSTWQMPEDDKHLVTEQELIDDITSLLGGRVAEELVYDEVTTGASNDLQRVTAIARAMVCDYGMSEKLGTLAIGRRGHNPFLGRDYAMDERNYSEEVARMIDEEVRNIVETCRQRAMDLLTQHRDKLDRVVQALLSRETLDREEFTAVMDGRPIPEKEETPAAPPASTESEKDSEPGTKTLPRFEPA; this is translated from the coding sequence ATGGGTAGTTCTTCGGGACTTCTCTCAGGCAAGAAAACCATCGAGATGGACATCTCCCGCTTTAAGCAGGAGATTCTTTCAAAGAACGTTAAGACGGCAGAGTGGCAGGGCTCTCAGATTGAGGGAACTCTCGTTGACACCTCCAACTACCGCACGAGCGCCTTTGAGGCCGGAAGTCCGGCGGGTATCGATCTCCAAAAGCAGATGGATACGGCGGGCGTCAACTATAAGGTTGTCGGGCCCGGACCGGGCGCGACGATCATGACGGTCTTGTCGATTATCGGCTTCCCCATTGTCTTCTTGCTTCTCCTTTGGTTCTTCATCATCAAACCCGCTCAAATGGGCGGAAACCAAGCGATGAACTTTGGCAGGAGCAAGGCCAAGAGGGTTGGTGAGAACGCTCCCAAGGTCACTTTTGAAGACGTGGCTGGCATTGACGAAGCCAAGCAAGAGCTTTTTGAGATCGTGGACTTCCTGAAGAACACGAAGAAGTACACGGCGCTCGGGGCGAAGATCCCCAAGGGCGTTCTGCTTACCGGCCCTCCCGGAGTTGGAAAAACCCACCTTGCCCGTGCTATCGCCGGCGAAGCTGGTGTTCCCTTCTTCCATATCAGCGGTTCCGATTTTGTTGAGATGTTCGTCGGTGTAGGCGCTGCCCGAGTCCGCGATCTTTTTGAGACGGCAAAAGCCCACCGCCCGAGTGTTATCTTCGTGGATGAAATCGACGCTGTGGGACGTCAGCGTGGCGCAGGTCTTGGCGGAGGTCACGACGAGCGCGAGCAGACACTAAACCAGCTTCTGGTTGAGATGGACGGTTTCGATGTCAACAGCGGCGTCATCATGATCGCGGCGACAAACCGCCCCGACGTTCTTGACCCCGCGCTCCTTCGTCCCGGACGATTCGATAGAAACATCGTCGTTGATGTGCCGGATGCAAACGGTCGCGAGTCAATCCTCAAGGTTCACGCCAAGGGTAAGCCTTTTGAAGCTGACATCGACCTTCGCAGAGTTGCCAAGCGTACTCCAGGATTCACTGGCGCAGACCTTGCCAATACCTTGAACGAATCGGCGCTTCTGGCGGCTCGCCGGAACCACACAAAGATTCGTCAGTCGGACATCGAAGAGGCTCTGGATCGTGTCGTGGCAGGTCCTCAGCGCCTTAGCCGTGTGATCGACTCGCGAGAGCGAGAGATCATCGCCTACCATGAGGCTGGACACGCGGTTGTGGGCGAACTCTTAGAGCACAGCGATCCTGTTCATAAGGTCACGATTTTGCCACGCGGCATGTCGTTGGGTTCGACGTGGCAGATGCCCGAAGACGACAAGCATCTGGTCACCGAGCAGGAGTTGATTGACGATATCACATCTTTGCTGGGTGGACGCGTTGCCGAAGAGTTGGTTTACGATGAGGTCACGACTGGAGCAAGCAATGACCTTCAGCGTGTGACAGCGATCGCCCGAGCCATGGTCTGTGACTACGGCATGAGCGAGAAGCTCGGAACCCTTGCCATCGGCAGACGGGGACACAATCCGTTCCTCGGTCGAGACTATGCGATGGATGAGCGCAACTACTCGGAAGAGGTTGCGCGTATGATCGACGAAGAGGTTCGCAACATCGTCGAGACTTGCCGTCAGCGCGCGATGGACCTTCTCACTCAGCATCGAGACAAGCTTGATCGAGTGGTGCAGGCTCTGCTCAGCCGAGAGACACTTGATCGCGAAGAGTTCACGGCCGTTATGGACGGACGCCCGATTCCTGAGAAAGAGGAAACGCCAGCGGCTCCTCCGGCCTCCACGGAGTCTGAGAAGGACTCGGAACCTGGAACAAAGACTTTGCCTAGATTTGAACCTGCATAA
- the purM gene encoding phosphoribosylformylglycinamidine cyclo-ligase, which translates to MSDQQMTYRSAGVDIDEAQRALRAVVGEIQDTHNENVLGGVGGFGALYRASFGDYERPILVSSIDGIGTKTKVAAMVGEFEGLGHDIVNHCINDILCQGAKPLFFLDYYGTSRLRGEVFEQVLRGMAAACKETDVALIGGETAEMPDVYHDDEIDIVGTVVGIVDAEKKLPRQKVQVGDVVIGLASNGLHTNGYSLARRALFEMGGMSTKDLVPGLNTTIGEELLRPHKCYLKALLPLIEEGAAINAAAHITGGGFFDNIPRVLSSDMQVLIDKRAWTPQPIFSLIRELGNVPEPEMYRIFNMGIGMVLLVDKDHGAAVVQRLTQAGEAAAVIGTLQNGAHDVQVI; encoded by the coding sequence ATGTCCGACCAGCAGATGACGTATCGCTCCGCCGGAGTCGATATCGACGAGGCACAGCGAGCGCTCCGGGCGGTTGTCGGTGAGATTCAGGATACGCACAACGAAAACGTTCTCGGTGGAGTTGGCGGTTTTGGAGCTTTGTACCGAGCTTCCTTCGGCGACTATGAACGCCCAATCCTGGTCAGCAGCATCGACGGCATCGGCACCAAAACGAAGGTCGCCGCGATGGTTGGTGAGTTCGAAGGCCTCGGCCACGATATCGTCAATCATTGTATCAACGACATCCTTTGCCAAGGAGCAAAACCACTCTTCTTCCTCGATTACTACGGGACGTCACGGCTCAGAGGGGAGGTTTTTGAGCAGGTGCTGCGAGGCATGGCCGCCGCATGCAAAGAGACCGATGTTGCCCTGATTGGCGGTGAAACCGCCGAGATGCCCGACGTCTATCACGACGATGAGATCGATATCGTTGGAACGGTCGTTGGCATTGTCGATGCCGAAAAGAAGCTGCCACGCCAGAAAGTGCAAGTTGGCGACGTCGTGATCGGCCTTGCAAGCAACGGCCTGCACACGAACGGTTATTCTCTTGCTCGCCGTGCGCTCTTTGAGATGGGCGGTATGTCCACGAAGGATTTGGTCCCTGGTCTGAACACAACGATCGGCGAAGAGCTGCTGCGCCCTCACAAGTGCTATCTCAAAGCGCTTCTACCGTTGATTGAGGAGGGAGCGGCTATCAATGCCGCCGCCCACATCACCGGCGGAGGCTTTTTCGACAACATCCCACGTGTTCTGTCTTCAGATATGCAGGTGTTGATCGACAAGCGTGCCTGGACGCCTCAGCCCATTTTCAGCCTCATTCGCGAGCTTGGCAATGTGCCAGAGCCGGAGATGTATAGGATTTTCAACATGGGGATTGGCATGGTGCTGCTGGTGGACAAAGACCACGGCGCGGCTGTCGTCCAACGATTGACGCAGGCCGGTGAAGCGGCTGCAGTAATCGGAACTTTGCAAAATGGGGCGCACGATGTGCAAGTGATTTAA
- a CDS encoding P-loop NTPase — protein sequence MEGYGGYDLAPTREALAVVPKRLAQETKLLPLRLEGNVLICASCSSINLWDVARLRQELGRDVRVEVADEIDIQMALDRVYKAEQYCETDLLIESVSEKPAKFKMPEAGDTAFNHPAATMRVLAVSGGKGGVGKTTVAANLAVSLAKLGYKIGIIDCDFGLSNLHVMLGLKPKHHIGHVLKGEQGLFQAMTEGPIGIRVLAGVNGASDLVDITYENFESVNAGFENVVGLFDYLILDTAAGIHSGVLSMLEAADEVILVLTPEPASVQDAYVTARVLGERRPEAKVSCIVNEVKTDAQAREVYAKFHTFVSLYVGGKPKLLGSIAKDESVQRATASRVPYVLSEANSKAARNMDGIARKIANLPPAPEIDGGWFKRLFARDAA from the coding sequence ATGGAAGGTTATGGTGGTTACGATTTGGCGCCAACACGGGAGGCATTGGCGGTGGTACCGAAACGGCTAGCGCAGGAAACGAAGCTCTTGCCGTTACGGTTAGAGGGCAATGTTCTGATTTGTGCCTCGTGTTCTTCAATCAATTTATGGGATGTTGCACGGCTGCGCCAGGAACTCGGGCGTGACGTACGCGTCGAAGTTGCCGACGAGATCGACATCCAGATGGCGCTGGACCGCGTCTACAAAGCGGAGCAGTACTGCGAGACCGACCTACTTATCGAGTCCGTCAGTGAAAAGCCCGCCAAGTTCAAAATGCCAGAGGCTGGAGACACCGCTTTTAACCATCCAGCCGCGACAATGCGGGTCTTGGCCGTATCCGGCGGTAAGGGTGGAGTCGGTAAAACGACAGTCGCAGCCAACCTTGCTGTATCGCTCGCTAAGCTTGGCTATAAGATTGGCATTATTGACTGCGATTTTGGCTTGTCAAACCTCCACGTTATGCTTGGGCTAAAGCCCAAACACCACATCGGACACGTGCTGAAAGGCGAACAAGGGCTTTTTCAGGCAATGACCGAAGGGCCAATCGGAATCCGAGTCCTTGCGGGCGTAAACGGCGCCTCCGATCTGGTAGACATCACCTACGAGAATTTTGAAAGCGTCAACGCCGGGTTTGAGAATGTGGTCGGCCTCTTCGACTACCTCATCCTCGACACAGCGGCTGGCATCCACTCTGGAGTTCTATCAATGCTCGAGGCGGCGGACGAAGTCATCCTCGTCCTCACGCCCGAGCCTGCCAGCGTTCAAGATGCATACGTTACGGCACGCGTCCTTGGTGAAAGGCGCCCCGAAGCCAAGGTGAGCTGTATCGTCAACGAAGTCAAGACTGACGCTCAGGCACGCGAGGTCTACGCGAAGTTCCATACTTTCGTGAGCCTGTATGTAGGCGGAAAGCCGAAGCTCCTTGGCAGTATTGCCAAAGATGAATCGGTTCAGCGAGCCACGGCAAGCCGAGTCCCGTACGTATTGTCTGAGGCAAACTCGAAGGCGGCACGAAACATGGACGGCATCGCCCGAAAAATCGCGAACCTTCCTCCTGCGCCCGAAATCGACGGCGGTTGGTTCAAGCGGCTGTTTGCGCGCGATGCGGCGTAG
- a CDS encoding PD-(D/E)XK nuclease family protein: MAKPFNPAPRPSISKTSISVFDECERKWALMYEKFKTPRSIRRDVILQAKLMPFNALVGQVVDDTIGYALKYYKKERAWRTDLHEGARKLLQQYFDITEEWIRFAELKIEPTEHARNHPRQPIDEIFYNGELTEAKYDALLEQVDRCIDNFMGSEVPGIITQYDPKLWVDNKGETPWFMHGDVPVYAKFDLAIPTPEAVLIFDWKTGKVSPVAEEGVRDQLHTYSAYAMSTWSATPESLKLAAVWLSTGTNCIDWVKYEPERTETLQNKWIERHTLLKERAGVYEKDWDSLFGMFDLTQDIRRCKYCQFHICEGYKRVVKNTEEY; this comes from the coding sequence ATGGCAAAGCCCTTCAACCCTGCTCCGCGCCCTAGCATCTCCAAAACAAGCATTTCTGTCTTCGACGAGTGCGAGCGCAAGTGGGCGTTGATGTATGAGAAGTTCAAGACTCCACGAAGCATCCGGCGCGATGTCATCCTCCAGGCTAAGCTCATGCCCTTTAATGCCCTGGTCGGGCAAGTTGTCGATGACACTATTGGCTATGCTCTGAAGTACTACAAGAAGGAGCGGGCGTGGCGGACCGATCTTCATGAGGGTGCGCGCAAGCTTCTGCAGCAGTATTTCGACATTACAGAAGAATGGATACGGTTCGCTGAGCTCAAGATTGAGCCCACCGAACATGCTCGGAATCATCCCCGACAGCCTATCGACGAGATCTTCTACAACGGCGAACTCACGGAAGCCAAATACGATGCGCTGCTTGAGCAGGTCGATCGGTGTATTGACAACTTCATGGGATCTGAAGTTCCAGGGATCATCACCCAGTACGATCCTAAGTTATGGGTGGATAACAAGGGTGAAACGCCTTGGTTTATGCACGGCGACGTGCCAGTGTATGCTAAGTTCGACCTTGCCATTCCTACTCCAGAAGCGGTGCTAATTTTCGATTGGAAGACTGGAAAAGTGAGCCCAGTTGCCGAAGAAGGCGTTCGGGATCAGTTGCACACCTACAGCGCCTACGCCATGTCCACATGGAGCGCAACGCCTGAGAGTTTAAAACTTGCAGCCGTTTGGCTTTCTACCGGAACAAACTGCATCGACTGGGTTAAATATGAACCCGAACGAACTGAAACACTGCAAAACAAGTGGATCGAAAGGCACACGCTACTCAAAGAACGTGCAGGAGTTTATGAAAAAGATTGGGATTCTCTCTTTGGAATGTTCGACCTTACCCAAGACATAAGACGTTGCAAGTACTGTCAATTTCATATATGTGAAGGATATAAGAGAGTTGTCAAGAATACCGAAGAGTATTAA
- the mgtE gene encoding magnesium transporter, with protein MDETTFVEQLRSLSRIENADVIREELQNVRSEDLAEAFQRLETDEALTILSQLDAMMAAEVLVDLPTETARRLVQELPDTVLAHYVDILPMDDALELREEIDDDRFDALLEVIPFEDAQEIRRLLSYPEDSAGRLMTEAFFEVSPDLTVAEILRDIRHAGEEKYETINDLYVLDEGRHLLGVFSLRKVLRASPDTTARELMRTDVISARASDDAEDAARQMARYGFYSLPVIDDRGRMVGIFTGDDAQEILREAETEDVLKLGAVSGDVEAYLSLNVWQLFKRRFWWLLFLFVAESFTGSVMRNYVHAQGEAQTGELALIAQLTVFIPLLIGAGGNAGAQVTTMVTRALAVGEVKTSDAMTILRREVATSILMGLILGGIGFLRALWWWGSDFRISLVIGLALPAIIFWSSIVGSVLPLGAKRLGIDPAVMSAPFISTFVDATGLVIFFEIARHILGLTYG; from the coding sequence ATGGATGAAACCACATTCGTCGAGCAACTCCGCTCGCTTTCGCGTATCGAAAACGCGGATGTGATTCGGGAGGAGCTTCAGAACGTACGTTCTGAAGACCTTGCCGAGGCGTTTCAGCGCCTCGAAACAGACGAAGCCCTCACGATACTAAGCCAGCTCGACGCCATGATGGCCGCCGAGGTTCTGGTCGATCTCCCCACAGAGACGGCGCGTCGGCTTGTTCAGGAGTTGCCCGATACCGTCCTCGCACACTACGTCGACATCCTTCCGATGGACGACGCCCTTGAGCTTCGCGAGGAGATAGACGACGACCGGTTCGATGCTTTGCTGGAGGTCATCCCGTTTGAGGATGCCCAAGAGATTAGGCGTCTGCTCTCCTATCCCGAAGACAGCGCGGGACGCTTGATGACCGAAGCGTTCTTCGAGGTAAGCCCCGATCTGACGGTTGCCGAGATCCTTCGCGACATTCGTCATGCCGGAGAAGAGAAGTATGAGACCATCAACGACCTCTATGTTCTTGATGAGGGCCGTCACCTGCTTGGCGTATTCAGCCTCCGCAAAGTTCTTAGAGCCTCCCCGGACACGACCGCTCGCGAACTCATGCGAACGGATGTTATCAGCGCTCGTGCATCCGATGACGCAGAGGATGCCGCTCGTCAAATGGCGCGCTACGGTTTCTACTCCCTTCCCGTCATCGACGACCGTGGGCGCATGGTCGGGATATTTACCGGCGACGACGCCCAAGAGATCCTTCGCGAAGCGGAAACTGAGGACGTCCTAAAGCTTGGTGCGGTCTCCGGCGATGTCGAGGCCTATCTGTCCCTTAACGTGTGGCAGCTCTTCAAGCGTCGGTTCTGGTGGCTGTTGTTCTTGTTTGTCGCCGAGAGCTTTACTGGCTCAGTAATGCGCAACTATGTGCACGCACAGGGTGAGGCACAGACCGGCGAGTTGGCGCTGATCGCCCAGCTCACGGTCTTCATTCCTCTGCTCATCGGCGCGGGCGGAAATGCAGGCGCTCAGGTGACAACGATGGTTACACGAGCCCTTGCCGTTGGCGAAGTAAAGACATCCGACGCGATGACGATTCTGCGCAGAGAGGTCGCCACCTCGATTCTAATGGGCCTCATCCTGGGTGGGATCGGGTTTTTACGCGCGCTTTGGTGGTGGGGCTCCGACTTTCGGATTTCGCTCGTCATTGGTTTGGCTTTGCCCGCCATCATTTTCTGGTCGTCCATCGTGGGCTCTGTCCTGCCCCTTGGAGCGAAAAGGCTTGGCATCGATCCTGCGGTGATGAGCGCTCCGTTTATCTCTACATTTGTCGATGCTACAGGATTGGTCATTTTCTTTGAGATCGCCCGGCACATTCTTGGGCTAACCTATGGATAA